The Prinia subflava isolate CZ2003 ecotype Zambia chromosome 2, Cam_Psub_1.2, whole genome shotgun sequence genomic sequence tctaaagctgcctcccttgtccatcactacatgtccttgtgagaaatccctctcccttaggccatacgcggcttgtacagcccaccccagataagtgctccaggggctctcgggccacacgagcgctccgggccctttgccggtccccagcgccgggaaccccgactcccccgggactgtgtccagccaggcccggccctcaccatccgcactctccggggagctcggagcccttccgccccgggtccgcggcgacgctggcggccgcagctgcggcgggaggcagggcaggaggcacggcggcagcgaccgcggcggcacgggggtggcagcgctggtactcactgcgcagcaggatgggaccgctgtcctcgacactgaacgccaggtgcgggtgtcgcccacggggcgcccgcagccggcgcacatgaacaccatgggcgtgggggccgcgtccgcccgccgctcctgctgctgctgggcccggtcggcgcccggctgcagcagcgacagcgagcgctccagctccgggcacagcgccatcgcgtcccggccgcccgcccgccgaccggccggcagagagcccgacagcgccttggaatcgcccgccgagaaggcggcagtgacggcgcacaccgccccgggaccgccccgggaccgccccggaactgctcccgttttttcttcctcttttttttttttttttttttttttttttttcccctcttccttctgtcaaacaaagaggaaagatgtctcgaatacacctgcagcagagccttggttcggccgcggctatagggtccaaaccggGCGAACTCGGCGAGGTTCGGCGGGGCTTGTTCGGTTCGACTCCGTTCCAGTCGGCTAAACGCGGTTGGGTTCGGCTGTTATCGGTTGCGCTCGGCCATTTTCGGCCGTTCAGCTTAACTCGGCCGATCTCGGCAATGCTCGGCTCTTTTCGGCTGTTCGGAAATCCTCGGGTGTTTTCGGCTCTTCGGCTACACTCGGATCTAACCGGCACAGCTCGGCTATTACTGGATGCAGTGCCTTAGATTCCGCTCTTCGGGACAGCTCGACACGGTCGAACCGCACTCGGtgccgctccccgcgctcccgcAGCTCTGCTCGGCTCCCTgagggcggcgcgggccgggccgaggcGCCGCACGGGCAAGCGGGGCCGGCTCCCTTTAAACACGCAGCGCTcggtgttttcctgctgccgagtcccgcgggcggcccggccATCGCACGGACACGGCCGGGAGCGCGGAATCGAACAGGAGCTCCCGGGCAGTGACTGCACTCGGGCACTAAGAACCAGCTTCCAGCCCGGGGCCCCTTGGggccgggcacggggcagagctgcagtaccgcgctgtgtccacagggcggcagcaccgcggcccggcccggggctccccgcccgTCGGGGACACGCAGAAAGGGACCCCCcaaagagaacgtgcacagaaatcCCCTAagagaaacgccccgaaagacacccggccgccgcttaaaagagaacccctgccaccaagcaaattcaaaccaaaaaaccccctctgttttaagctctattccattatttctttacatttattattttaatattgataattaccatgtcttttttctagtcatatctatggatataatatatagactactgtatataatataagtaatgagaaatattatagattgcatttacttacgatattatttttcatatttatatttgttttattatatatattcatatttttgtacttagtttttaaaattcgtgtttattgctgtatgttttaaactctattaattcagtaacctaaacacgacagcaccccaattaagcagaattacattagcctggttttctaagggagaaagtggttttaaattaaaataatattggtataatttctctttctctgttcttttgtggggtcggtggatttttttttttttttttttttttttttatgttgtttgttttgttttggatttctttgttactaaacaatgagagttacaagatcaagtctactttgttttctcgctacctgtgaaatacacctcgacttcaaggtaatgttcctgatcctgtaaatggctacaatgagaattgttcgggggaaaaaggaaaaagaaaaaagaaggccccttggtctttagagctttctctgttcaggatttctaatttagcagaaaatacagagatttctctagctgcactctcaattctatccggacgtggagtggacatggatttcatttgtcacctcctctgttcccaccagccaaacttctacatacttgggcaataaaaaagtagataaaagagtagagagagaggaaaaaaccaaaccaaaccaaaccaaaccaaaccaaaccaaaccaaaccaaaacacaccaacacaaagaaaacatgaagaaaaaaaaaaagttttcaaataaaatttcaagtaaaacacagaaaaaaataaaattaaaaagttaaaaaggaaaaattagaaagaaagaaaataaaaagcaaaaattaaaaggaaaaaaataaaaaggaaaaaagtaaagaggaaaaaaataaaaaggaaaaaataaaaaggaaaaaataaaaagaaaaaaattaaaaaggaaaaaattaaaaaggaaaaaattaaaaaggaaaaaaaataaaaaggaaaaaattaaaaaggaaaaaaaataaaaaggaaaaaattaaaaaggaaaaaattaaaaaggaaaaagttaaagagagaaaaaaagaggaaaaaataaaaaggaaaaaaataaaaaggaaaaaataaaaaggaaaaaaataaaaaggaaaaaataaaataggaaaattacaaaggaaaaattacaaaggaaaaattacaaaggaaaaattaaaatagaaaattttttaaaagaaaaaatttaaaaatacaaaaagacatcacttattaaaaaaaaaaccctacataaaaaattcaaagtaattaaaaataaagaaaaaagtataatcaactttacaaagagattcattatggcaattcaacacttagcaagtttccctggaaatttacagacttgtgggcatatggtgctgaacaatgcctgatttaccaacatgaaattggtacatttccttggcaatgtgccctgagcagtacaaaaattccaatcagcatggaaaatatgaaaaaaaaaaaattctttactaaaatgagagagaggaaaaccagcaaatccaaggaacaaagaacatctaaatcccagcttgcctggaaaacaagctcaggaatttctaacaaggaaaacttttgcagctttggaggaatttggtgcaagttcatggaatgatgatttcaaatctgcttcccctgctctgattttaaagggaagcggcattaaacacgtcaagttactcctgtccaagaaggatccctattttgtgtgagtaacaatcccaagaaactccagtcttacttgtatttgacatctcaaagtctcagcagagttgggaagtttcaatgaaacaaaagagccacaatgcctggaacaacaaaattctacttggccaaaatcaggacatttatttacaaatccagggaggaggaggaggaggataacaccaggaacacactccagctgaaagtcaccgtttattggaaaaggcaggaaataaaatggacactctctggttctgctccagcaattctccgggagtcggagataaaagtgggaacctcagaccaggacagggcattccaggggctctgcctcgcaggggctctctcctcttttgccagctgcctgcaagaggaaaaacaacgggagtcaagtgtcaaacctgggcaggatgtccttggttcaggcagatggaacaggcccccccacagagtgagtccaggccgggtgccggggagctccggcaatcgggggccgcccgtggcaccaaagggctggaaaagcagccccggctgcccgggtttggtgccggcacacggcaaggtctggccacaggggcagcactcagtgctgggaccgcaggagaacggcccaaagccgggtccaacatccagcagtgcaggcagcacaccccgggagaaactcaggggggagaagccccccggatgctccctgcacactccacgttcccggcctttggcagctgtgccagggcctccctcagaacaccgacctcaccgtgcagctcctgctaaataggagaacctggggaaaccacgcagaaatccaggcatttccagttcttgagagccaaagcggcagcaaaatgcgtgcaaacttcgtgctgccgcacgaagggaaaacaaacccagcgcctcccacaaattcaggtttattaaaataatcccggtatattttctctttctttgttctcttaggcagtgggtttgggggctttttagtggtttttatggttgttttgttttgttttcagaccctgagtctgaaggtactggttctgctcagaacagttcatttccaaaaagcagtgaaactaggaaaggtgcttccaagaaaaacgtggcctaggagacacatgcagctgggttccacagtcccagtccccctcccaaaggctcaagatatttctgtacttgcagcacaggactaggaatcggggtgaacgcaaactggtttgctggcttttcttctgccagagatacagagcggagctttcctgttcctcggtttcttttgtgtggtagcaggggtaattgcaagtgctaagaaagtgatcaaaaatatccataagccttcttatagtgattaaaaatatccataagccttaccataaggtaaactcaagacaattgctgctgcctctatttatctgtcttttgagttgctcacaaggtgatccttcgcaaatgctggcgctgacaaatccagcagatagatacagcagccccagaagtatgtgtgggcatttgtgaggagtgatgtgggcacttgccccccagattctcatccgcatgggaaatagatggtttgacaggaacagatcctgtctcagcttggccagtcccagctgtctcttactaaagagtcacagagaccaggaatgctcaggcaagaggtaattcctcagatttgctggatgtaaatttgggagaaacatggtaactcatagcttgtactgctggaactccctcaagatccaaaccacaggctctgttctcctgtgtgctgctaccagtggggcagagtggggaaattcattccgagtttttggagaaaacttcaaatctcacagtaagtaagtaagtaagtgctaggtagtgttaggtaacaaaaaaaaccacaaacaaatcccaaacccaaagaaagggctcaaacctgatctcagcaattctttccattcgattctctcctcgcttctttcatcctgtgaaagctcacccggctctaacattctctgtccacacagtaactctttccagccttggtcagtgtcagagccacacactcagctttggctggacaaccttcagcttccacagtccacttcctcagactgttcgctcccaactcttcctacctgcagtcacaagattttagtagagcaaaacatcaacctgatttaccatgattcatttatgattactatttcaagataaagttacagcaaaagcattaagtccatttccacaggaggcagaagaaacatggctaaaagttaaatgaagatctggagaagtgaatcagaacgaactagaaacaactgatccaatttctgagacagccagaggaacctaatgctgtgcttgataaacagaaaatgctaactaccaagaaaactgaaggaaaagtggctaaaagtcttgcagagcacaagacagcaattacaggaagcagtccagtacatgttacaatgcactgaattgctctgagtggaataagctgttctgcagaaaccattgaagcatattaagacttctcagaggtgatttcaacaaagaatgatgtaaggttaaaactcaccctgtgcggcacctcttgcaagacagctgggctttcaagaggaagcggctcctcgtgaatgcgagcttgcttttccagggttcctggcctacagctgagatgccacaggttacatcaggttacagagcacttcccactctgaagccaaaaatccaaacacagcactcctttagaaccctgagagacagccgtggattctggggatacgggatacagtggaaaatggcaccaagacaccaagaacagtgcagtgctggcaggcagaagcagcatccctttgccagaaaatgccattctgcagccaagttagtgcatgagagaattttactgccatgcaataaaaaaagtactctagcagtggaatgaagaaaaaaatctccaaaccctgtccagagtaccaaggggaatatccacagcaatacagcaaaataaatgggaacttcagaaaaaaaaagagacattaaaaccagtccagatgaacaaccactgtctattaggacaatgcctgcacaaaaggactctggtgcggagccttaattgaggatacagtttttaataacccctttgaagtgctataaaccaactaaacccaagcacactttcattttctagacagattttaagacagctgagtgagagtctcaagcacgtactcagttgtcagagttgcctttgcccatcttagcaaggacagagcagatgtggccagcacagggcagagccaccccaagtcctgcccgagcccctctggccacactccctgctgatcatgcggacccctaacaggctccagccaggcctctttggtgcttggtttgtgaactcttccaatcaaatgcgaaggaaccctctagtgccctggacctggtgatattttctgggctggaatgcaacttcccacacaaaaggcaggccaggttggtttgttttggttctttttctaggatgtgccttacacaggtgatgttccctacagctgagcactgggatgccaacagcaccaatacagaaaaccaccgtgggacagagcagcagaagacgctccctccagccttgccagagatgtaacaggagcaccctcagtgccatgcctggtgagtgcagtggagctggcaggctgacccataaacattctgcacttacctttcaacagagtcagtacggacacagaacaaatccctcttgcagtcgagatgccttgaggcgtgcatggatctgctgccaagggtcctggagcagccagagcagagtagggtttctaccatgctgcaagcaaggaataacatttattcagaagaaaataaaaggaggcacctctccccatcccttttcttaaaaacaaaaaaaaattttaaatcatgcattagaacttttttaacctttcattcatgctttacacagtataaatgatgagcactcatcttttagcctgaatttgcatcagctcctcaggctggctaacctcagcaagaccaagaccatcagaatcgctgaattgtggaaggggccttcaagctcaccccattccacccccggccctgggcagggacagcttccactatcccagggtgttccaagccccgtccaacctggccttgggcacttccagggacacaggggcagccacagcttctctggggaacctgtaccacggcctcaccaccctcgcagggaaaaatttcttcccgacatttaatctaaagctgcctcccttgtccatcactacatgtccttgtgagaaatccctctcccttaggccatacgcggcttgtacagcccaccccagataagtgctccaggggctctcgggccacacgagcgctccgggccctttgccggtccccagcgccgggaaccccgactcccccgggactgtgtccagccaggcccggccctcaccatccgcactctccggggagctcggagcccttccgccccgggtccgcggcgacgctggcggccgcagctgcggcgggaggcagggcaggaggcacggcggcagcgaccgcggcggcacgggggtggcagcgctggtactcactgcgcagcaggatgggaccgctgtcctcgacactgaacgccaggtgcgggtgtcgcccacggggcgcccgcagccggcgcacatgaacaccatgggcgtgggggccgcgtccgcccgccgctcctgctgctgctgggcccggtcggcgcccggctgcagcagcgacagcgagcgctccagctccgggcacagcgccatcgcgtcccggccgcccgcccgccgaccggccggcagagagcccgacagcgccttggaatcgcccgccgagaaggcggcagtgacggcgcacaccgccccgggaccgccccgggaccgccccggaactgctcccgttttttcttcctctttttttttttttttttttttttttttttcccctcttccttctgtcaaacaaagaggaaagatgtctcgaatacacctgcagcagagccttggttcggccgcggctatagggtccaaaccggGCGAACTCGGCGAGGTTCGGCGGGGCTTGTTCGGTTCGACTCCGTTCCAGTCGGCTAAACGCGGTTGGGTTCGGCTGTTATCGGTTGCACTCGGCCATTTTCGGCCGTTCAGCTTAACTCGGCCGATCTCGGCAATGCTCGGCTCTTTTCGGCTGTTCGGAAATCCTCGGGTGTTTTCGGCTCTTCGGCTACACTCGGATCTAACCGGCACAGCTCGGCTATGCAGTCGCTTAGATTCCGCTCTTCGGGACAGCTCGGCACGGTCGAACCGCACTCGGtgccgctccccgcgctcccgcAGCTCCGCTCGGCTCCCTGAGGGCGGCGCCGGCCGGGCCGAGGCGCCGCACGGGCAAGCGGGGCCGGCTCCCGTTAAACACGCAGCGCTcggtgttttcctgctgccgagtcccgcgggcggcccggccATCGCACGGACACGGCCGGGAGCGCGGAATCGAACAGGAGCTCCCGGGCAGTGACCGCACTCGGGCACTAAGAccccgctcccagcccggggctcctcggggccgggcagggggcagagctgcagcaccgcgctgtgtccacagggcggcagcactggagacctaaaatgtaaaaataaatttaaaaaattatttttaaaataaaaacaaatcccaCTGCACTCTTTTCGCTAACAACTCCTCtcctaaaaatgaaacaaaaatgaaaaacaaccaTAGAGAACCCCACATAACCAATcataaaaatagtaaaaaacaTGAACCAACTTACTAAACTCAAAACTCTACAACTGACCCTAAACGTGACTAAAAAACCCCTCTATCCCTACacttactgaaaaaataataaccaATACTCTATAAAATTAGCCAAACTAatgaacaacatgaaaaaatctaGACTACTAAAAAAGAAGCATCACTGCCCCCcaaaaaatacctaaaaatcCATCAATACCCACCTtcccaaaaataaaagtaatataaaccaccaaaacaacaaacaaatcaaactacaaaaatagaaagatcagaaataaacctaaaataacaacacaaaaaaaccccaacataacaacaacaaccacccaaaaaaaccaaaacaacaaacaaacaaacaaacaaaacccaaaacaaaacaaaaacaaaaaaaaaaaaaaaaaaaaaaaaaaccacacaaaacccaccaaaaacaaaacaaaaaaacccaccaaactcaatcaaaaaaaaaatcccacaaaaaaacccaaaacccatCTCAATAACCCCATAATGCCtcaaaccatccaaacaaaaatgCCACCTCTTAatacacacaaaacaaaaagatcaGTGGAACCATAAACAATACCTCCCACATTAGCTGCAACTATAGAACATACTGCAATCAAACAAGCCAAAGAAATAAAGCCCTAATAATACAAGAAATCAAAATCCAATTCAAATATTAATATACCCTAACAAATGAACTACAGCTCACTACctccaaacccaccaaaaccaacacTACCTACTCACCATAATAAAAGCCACAAGCACCACGAAATCAATAAAAACCTGCCCTCTACCTCAGGCTACAGCCCATGACACCAATGTAAATcttagaaaacatttccttgaaatacagaacagcccaccaaaaaaaatcaacaaaactcAAATCAAACACAACCTGATCAACACCTACACTAAGAAGCAGAACATGAAATCAGTAGACCACATCCCTTATAATATAACATctacatacaaaataaaactacaCACTAAATTATTAAATACCACCTTAAAGccactaaacagaaaaaacttttaaaaatgaaaaactgcatCTAACAAAACACCTAAAGCTCCACCAGGCAAGCTGGCCTTACAATCTGAACCCTTACAtacaataaacaaaaccaaaaccccaataATACGTTTCAGAagtctattttaaaaagctacttAAATTAATTCTACCTCAAATACAAACACATCCATCCATTAAGTTATCTTCACTCCAAACCcaaatgacacaaaataaataccaaagaaataaaccaaaacaccaCATATCACCGAATAATGTAATATTGTATAAAAACCACATACACAACGTGACATTCCCGTTCCAGGGAATGAATGTGCCGGGAGCGCTCCCCTCGAGGCGTTCGAGGCCGGGGCAGAGGCGCCTCAAACGCAGCAGCACAGCCCGATTTAAACCCCTCAAATGCTGCCAAAGCTGAGCTTTGCTTCAGCCTAAGCCCTGAAACTGAGGCAACAGCGAGCGCTCACCTCACCCTAAACACACAGAATGGCAAATAAATGTATTCTCCCCTTCAATTTAATCCCCgacaagaacagaaaaggagCTTGTTTCCTCAAATTAAATCTCTCCAAtgatgggaaaagggagatttttATCTCAATTCAAACCCTTTTAAAAGAGCAACAACGGGGCTTTGCAGCCACTTTAAACCTCAGCATGATAAAAATGGGGGAGTTACCCTCAATTCAAACCCCAAATACAACATTTCCTCCCTTCTATTTAAAATAGAACACAGGGATTCCCTGTCAACTGATACCCTTAACACCCTGAAAAAGCTACGTTTTCCTTCAATCAATACCCCTAAAATCCCAGGTGAAGGGGAATTCCCCCCAGTTTAAACACACAATAACAAAAGAGGAGTTTATTCCCTTAATTTAAACTCCCTTTGTCCTCATAAGCCCCCATTTTTTCTGGGGCCACCAGGGAGGGATTGGCAAGATAAAATTgcaaagggaa encodes the following:
- the LOC134563604 gene encoding uncharacterized protein LOC134563604 isoform X1 is translated as MAGPPAGLGSRKTPSAACLTGAGPACPCGASARPAPPSGSRAELRERGERHRVRFDRAELSRRAESKRLHSRAVPVRSECSRRAENTRGFPNSRKEPSIAEIGRVKLNGRKWPSATDNSRTQPRLADWNGVEPNKPRRTSPSSPGLDPIAAAEPRLCCRCIRDIFPLCLTEGRGEKKKKKKKKKEEEKTGAVPGRSRGGPGAVCAVTAAFSAGDSKALSGSLPAGRRAGGRDAMALCPELERSLSLLQPGADRAQQQQERRADAAPTPMVFMCAGCGRPVGDTRTWRSVSRTAVPSCCAVSTSAATPVPPRSLPPCLLPCLPPQLRPPASPRTRGGRAPSSPESADGEGRAWLDTVPGESGFPALGTGKGPGALVWPESPWSTYLGWAVQAAYGLRERDFSQGHVVMDKGGSFRLNVGKKFFPARVVRPWYRFPREAVAAPVSLEVPKARLDGAWNTLG
- the LOC134563604 gene encoding uncharacterized protein LOC134563604 isoform X3 — protein: MAGPPAGLGSRKTPSAACLTGAGPACPCGASARPAPPSGSRAELRERGERHRVRFDRAELSRRAESKRLHSRAVPVRSECSRRAENTRGFPNSRKEPSIAEIGRVKLNGRKWPSATDNSRTQPRLADWNGVEPNKPRRTSPSSPGLDPIAAAEPRLCCRCIRDIFPLCLTEGRGEKKKKKKKKKEEEKTGAVPGRSRGGPGAVCAVTAAFSAGDSKALSGSLPAGRRAGGRDAMALCPELERSLSLLQPGADRAQQQQERRADAAPTPMVFMCAGCGRPVGDTRTWRSVSRTAVPSCCAHGRNPTLLWLLQDPWQQIHARLKASRLQEGFVLCPY
- the LOC134563604 gene encoding uncharacterized protein LOC134563604 isoform X2, encoding MAGPPAGLGSRKTPSAACLTGAGPACPCGASARPAPPSGSRAELRERGERHRVRFDRAELSRRAESKRLHSRAVPVRSECSRRAENTRGFPNSRKEPSIAEIGRVKLNGRKWPSATDNSRTQPRLADWNGVEPNKPRRTSPSSPGLDPIAAAEPRLCCRCIRDIFPLCLTEGRGEKKKKKKKKKEEEKTGAVPGRSRGGPGAVCAVTAAFSAGDSKALSGSLPAGRRAGGRDAMALCPELERSLSLLQPGADRAQQQQERRADAAPTPMVFMCAGCGRPVGDTRTWRSVSRTAVPSCCAVSTSAATPVPPRSLPPCLLPCLPPQLRPPASPRTRGGRAPSSPESADAW